The Cyclobacterium amurskyense genome contains the following window.
GCTTCCGACCTGAATGAGAAAATAAGCAACAGAAGTAAAATTATCCTAATCCTATTGGCTTTGACCTTTGGGGCCGTCACTTATGGCCTTCTTAGTCATGGGTGGGGTTTTGAAGAACTTGCTGCTTGCTTTTTTGCATTGGGTATTCTTGCAGGGCTAATCGGTAAGTTGGGCACTAACCAGACAGGAGAAGCCTATGTTGCAGGATTCAAGGAAATGATTTTTGCATCGGTGATTATTGGACTGGCCAATAGTATTACTATCGTATTGGAACAAGGCTTGATTATAGACTCTATTGTGTACGGGCTTTTCGGCCCGCTGAAAAACATACAGCCAACGTTTTCTGCAGTCCTTATGATGCTCTCTCATATGGTATTGCATCTTCCTATCCCCAGTTATTCGGGTCAGGCCATACTGACCATGCCTATTCTGGTACCTCTTTCCGATTTAATTGGGCTTTCCCGTCAAACCTGTGTATTGGCTTATCAATATGGCGCCGTGATGGCCGACCTTATCGTCCCCACCAATGGCACCCTAATGGCGGTCTTGGCTATCAGTGGGATTTCCTATAATAAATGGTTAAAGTTCGCCGTGAAACCGATGATTCTAATGATGATTTTAGCCGCTATAAGCATCATTTTTGCAGTGACAACAGGATACCAATAAGTGTAAATATTGCTACTACTATCACGAAATCGATTAGGTTCCTTACTGGTCGAGGTTTGAGCCGTAGCGGGAACTTCGTCCTATCTTATTGAAAGTTTTCAACTTGAGAAAGTTTAAAACATTTAACAGCCTAAATAATAAAACTGAATTCACCTTATAATTTACCACCTAAAGCCAAAGTGATCTATTGACTGACTAAACAGTATGGTTTTGTTCTCTGAAATCTGTGGGGGACAGTCCCTCTTGTTTTTTGAAGAACCTACTAAAGGATTGTATGTCCTGAAAACCCAATTCATAGCCAATCTCAGAAACATCCTTTTCCGTGTAAAACAACAACCTTCGGGCTTCAAGCACAATCCTTTCTTGAATTACCTGTAATGGTGTTTTTTCACATAACTTTTTGAAGGTATTGGAGATGGTTTTAGGCGCTTTAAATAGCAATTCTGAATATTCGGCCACAGTATGTTTTTCTCTGAAATGCGTTTCTACCAAATAGTTAAATTCCCTAAACAAATCATTTTGTTTGGGCGTAGGGCTTTCATGAAATTTTTGCCTCTTGAAAATACGGGTACATAGAATAAGTATCCTTTTGAGCATCATCTGAAGCATCTCCAGTTGAAGATCATCCTTCATTTCAAATTCCAGAACTGCCATTTTCCAGGCGGTTTCCAATATTTCCAGTTCCTTGTCGGCTGCCTTTATAATGGGAGGAGTAGCCGCTCCATAATACAACACTCCCTTACAACTTACCTCACTGTCGTGATCCAAAATGCAATAAAACTGCCGATTGAACCTTAGTAGGTTGATTGAATTGATTTTCTCATATTCCAGCTTATTGAGCTGGGACAAGCTTAGCAACTCATTTGTATTGAAAGTATAAGGAATCCCATCTATCAGCAGTTTGTTATTATCTGAGGTAAACCAGATCAATTTCAAAACTTCCGGTTGACTTTCTAACAGGTGTTTACAGTTGGAAGAGTCAATGGATTGAATTTCAAAATATTCGTTTTGCTTGCCTGTATATATCATCTTTGGTAAATAACCCTACATTATCCTTTACTGGTCGAAGTTACGATTTGCTGGTCGAAATTTAAGCGATATCGGTAACTTCGCCCAATCATGTCGAAAGTTTTCAGCTTGCTTAGGTCTAAAACATGCTAATTTTTTTCTAGATTATCGAGGCAGAAAAACCCATTATAAGTCTAAGTTACCCGTTTCTAAATCTAGACCGGACAATAGAACCTAATCTTGCAAGCCTTCATCAGTCTATTCTTTGCCCAAATAATTTGCTTATTTTTGTATAGTGTATTGATAATGGTATAGTTATATTTAAAACAGCTGCTTTATTAGATCAATTCGGAACTTTATAAACACCAAGGCTTCTGCCTAATAAAAAAATTTGATTATGAAGATACTTCTGGACATCCAAGATAGCAAGGCAGCATTTTTTATGGAACTGCTCAAAAACTTCTCTTTTATCAAAAAAGCCACACAAATATCCGAAAATAAAGCTGAGCTTATTATGGATATTAAGAAAGCAGTAGAGGAGTTAAAGCTGGTAAAAGAAGGTAAAATGGAAGCACGAAATGCTGAGGACCTGATCGATGAATTATAGTGTTAAAGCTATTCCAAAGTTTGAAAAGAACTTAAAAAAACTAGCTAAAAAGTATCCTTCTCTAAAAAAGGAATACCCTGCATTGATTCAAAGCCTTAAGGTAAACCCTCAACAGGGAACTTTGATAGGTCATAATTGCTACAAAATTCGATTGTCGATATCTTCCAAAGGTAAATCTGGTGGCGCAAGGGTGATCACCAATTTGCCATAGCTAATGATATCGTGTATTTGCTCACCATTTACGATAAATCAGACAAGGAAAGCCTCACCGACAAAGAACTTGAAGAGCTCCTGAAATATATCTCAGAATAATAACTTTTATTAAAAACGTAGCGTCTCATGGGGGTGAAAACTTTCCTCATTTTAGGTCTAAGTTACGCTCTCCTAAACTTAGACCAGAGGCGACCAGAAGCCATTACAATTTTTCCTTCACATAATTGGTCAGCATTTTATACAAATGCCAGGTGGTATTTCCACCGTGTATCCCGTGATTTCTATTGGGATAGTAAAAACTATCAAACTGCTTGTCTGCAGCGATAAGCGCATCCACCAAAGCAACACTATTTTGAAAGTGCACATTGTCATCGCCCGTTCCATGTACCAACAGGAAATTACCATATAGCTTGTTTACATGATTGATGGGGCTGAAGTCATCGTATCCGGCGGGGTTTAGCTGAGGGGTCTGTAAAAAGCGCTCGGTATAAATGGTATCATAGTACCTCCAGGTAGTCACCGGTGCTACTGCCATTGCTGTTTTGAAAGTTTCATTACCGATCATCAGTGCCAGCGAAGACATATAGCCTCCATAAGACCAACCCCATATACCAATCCGGCTTGCATCTACATAAGGCAGTTCCGCGAGGTATTTTGCTCCTGCTATTTGGTCTTCTGTTTCCAGTTTTCCCAACTGATTGTAAGTGCTGTGCTTGAAGTCTCTTCCTCTTCCACCGGTACCTCTATTGTCTATACCCACCACGATATACCCCTCAGTCGCCAGGTGCTGGTGCCACCAATCTCGGGTACTTCCCCAGTTGTTCATAACATTCTGAGATCCCGGGCCACCATACACGTACATAAGCACAGGATAGGTTTTTGACGGATCGAAAGCTGCAGGCTTTATCATATAGCCATTCAAGCTGGTACCATCTAAGGTTTGGAAGTCAAAAAACTCCTTTGGAAGAAAAGCATATTCCTGCATTTTTTCCTGAAGGGCCTGATTGTTTTCGAGAACCTTTATCTCTTTCCCATTTTTATCATACAAGACCGTTTGTAAGGGTAAAGAAACGGTGCTGTAAGCGTCAATATAATACTGCTGATCAGGACTCATATTTATGGCATGGGTACCTTCTTGAGGTGTAAGTAGCTTTTTCTTTTTTCCATTTAAATTGATGGAATAAAAATGTCTTTCCAATGGAGACTGTTCAGTAGAAACGTAGTATACTTTTCCAGCTTTACTATCCACAGCCACCAATTCAGTCACTTCCCATTCCCCTTTGGTAATTTGACGGATTAGCTTTCCTTCCAGGTCATATTGATAGACATGTTTGAAACCATCTTTTTCAGAGGTACCAATAAACCCTTCTCCATCAGGAAGAAAGAGAAAATTGTCATTGTAATCCATGTCCACATAGGTGTCCGATGTTTCGGATAGAATGTTTTTTGTTTCTCCTGTCTGGCTGTCTGCAAACAAGATGTCCATCTGATTTTGCAACCTGTTTAATCGAATAACAGCAAGGGTATTGTTGTCGGCTGCCCAATACATTCTGGGCAGATAAATGTCTGTATCCGAACCTGTATCCACAGATTGCGTCTGCCCCTTTTCAAGGTTATAGATTTGAATACTAACGATTGCATTTTTCTCTCCGGCTTTGGGATACTTAAAATGCTCATCTTCCGGATACAAAGCTCCCCATTTTTGCATGTTAAAGACAGGCACTTCTCTTTCATCAAAGCGTATATAGGCCAGTTTATTGCCATCATTGGACCAGAAAAAGGCCTTGGACATAGAGAATTCCTCTTCATAAACCCAATCCGCAGCACCATTGATAATTGCATTCTTGGCTCCATCCCTGGTCACCTGAACCTTATTATTGGTTTTTAGATCCAGGTAGTAGAGGTTGTTCTCCTTTACATAGGCGACTTTCTGATTGTCTGGAGAAAGGGTGGCATAGGAAATTTTATCCCCGTTTTCCAATTTTTTTAGAGTGCCTGTTTTCAAGTCAAGCAAATGATAGGTTGCTTTGGTCGATCGCCTATAGATGGGTTCTACTTCAGATGTAAGTAAAGCCATGCTCTCATCCGGATTGAATGTGTAATTGCTAAAATTGAGGCCCATTTCCCTACCATCTATCAGCACTTCACTTTCCTCCCCGGTGGCCACATTTATCCTTACTACCTGCGGAAAACCTGCTACAGTTTTTAAACTGCTGTAGTATTTCCCATCCTTCATCCAGTTGATGCCTTGAACGGTTTTGGGTGCAAAAACCTGGTCTTTTATTACCGCCTCAAGTGTTAATTTTTTATTATCCTGTGCCAATCCACTAGTTGTAAAGAGTAAGACATAGACCAAAAAGGCCTGTATTTTATAGTATCGTTTCATATTTTTCTCCTTTAAGCCAAGTGCGCAAAAGACACTCCGACCTATATGACACCCAAAGGTAATTAAACGGTAATTACTTTAAAAACCGCCAACATGCCAATCGGGGTTTGCAGTGAAATTGTAAAGTGATCCCAATTATTATCTGAAAAGAAACTGAGTAATCACCTAACAAAAACATTGGCCCTCTTTTAAAACCAACCTTAGGCAATTAATTGATTAATAGTTTTTTAACGCTTTTAACTTTTCTAATTCTCAGACAATCAGAAATATTTTTATTATCTTAAAATCCCAACACTCGATAGGCCCTCATGTTGAAATTAAAAATACTTGTTCTAATAGTACTGATTGGTTGTGGCTGCGAGGAAAAACCAGTAGCTATTAACTTTCAGCAGGGTTATCATGGGAAAATTACTGAAGGCCAATCAAAATTAATCCATACGGAAGCAAAAGGTTTTTTTAACCAAACCCAATTATCCATAGCCTTAATCAAGAATGGAAAGCCGGAATTTTATGGCGTGAAAATAGAAAATGACACCCTATTTTCAGTGGAGAACCAAGATAGTGTCTTCGAAATTGGGTCTATCTCAAAAATTTTTACCGCCACATTACTGGCAGACTTGAGTCTCGATGGCAAGTTAAACCTCAATGACCCTGCCGGTAAATATTTGCCATGGAAACTGAAAAACACCCCTGAATTCACCTTGCAACAACTTTCCAACCACAGCTCAGGTTTGCCTAGGCTTCCTGATAATCTGATCCTTTCAGAAGTGGATATGAGCAATCCCTACAAAGATTATGGTGAAGAAAAATTAGGCTTTTATCTCACAGAACAGCTAGAACTACAACAGGAGCCAGGACTAAAATTTGACTATTCAAATCTTGGGGTGGGGCTATTGGGCTACATCCTCACCAGGATAGATTCCTCAAGCTATGAAGAAATGATACAAAATAGGATTGCCATTCCATTTCAAATGGAATCCACGACCGTCAATAGAGAAAAGGTATTGCTTCAACTTGTCAAAGGTTTGGATGTGGAAGGTAAAGAAACGCCCAATTGGGATTTAAACGTATTGCAAGGTGCTGGGGCCATCCTATCAAATACCCAAGACCTGACCAAGTTTGCACTGGCCCAATTCAACCCGGCCAATCAGACATTGGCGCTTACACAAAAGAAAACTTTTTCCGTCACCGCCTATGAAAAGGCCATAGGATTAGGCTGGATGATTGAAAATAAAAAAGACGGTAAATGGTTGTGGCATGGTGGTGGAACCGGTGGCTATTCTTCTTCTATTACCTTGGATTTGGATAGGAAAAATGCCGTTATCATTTTATCCAATGTCTCAGGTTTTTCAGAGGATGTGGTAAACATTTCAAATCTAGGTTCTCGGTTAATGGAAATCATCGAAGATTGACTCCTCTCCTCCATGTCTGCCATGATTACGCTAACAAACTGACATCAAGAAAAATGGGCTTATTTATCCAAATTAAAACTTGTGATTTGATAAATACCTTTTAATGTCAAATTGCCATCAACGGTTTTAAACCGCTCTCCCAAATTATTCATTAAAGAAGACATTCCTCCAGTCAAAATCACTTGATAGTTACAATTGGTTTCCTGCTCTATAGCTTCAATCATCCCTCTCACCAATCCGGAATAACCATAAAAAATACCTGCCTGAATGGCATGAACGGTATCTTTACCCAAGGCTGATTCAGGCATTTTTAATTCCACTTTAGGCAGTTTAGCCGTATTGGTAAACAGCGAATTGATTGCCGTTTTGATACCAGGAAATATATTGACTCCTGTTACCATACCACTTTGATCTACCACACTAAAAGTAAGAGCCGTTCCAAAATCTACAATGATACAGGCGGAGTTGTATCGCAAATAAGCAGCAGTAATATTGGCCATTAAATCCGTTCCGATTTCTGTCGGGTTCATTGCCTTAACAGGAAGCAAACCATAACTGTTTTCATTGATCACATAAGGCGCTTTGCGAAAGAAACCCAAACACAAGCGTGTCAATACTGGCAACAAGTCTGGAACAACAGTACTCAATCCGATTTGATCTATTTTATCTGCAGTCCAATTTTTCTCTAGAAAAAAGAGGGCCAATTTTTTTTCCAGGTCATATACTTTCATCCCTTTCTTTGTGGGAATACGAAGCTCTTCTTCCCAGGAATCATCTGCTTGCTGATAGAAACCAAACACAATATTAGAATTGCCTGCATCGATGGATAAAAACATAGGTCGTTGAATTTAGTGTCAAAGATAAAAATAGTAAGTGAAGCAGTTATAAGGAATCTGTGAATAATATTTTCGAGAAAGGCCCGACTGGTTAAAGGTAAAGTTGCTCAATTTTATTAATTTCAAGTTATGTATACTGTAAGAAAAGGAAAAAAAGAAGACTTGCCAGCTATTCTTGATTTGATCAAAGAACTGGCCCTTTATGAGAAAGCACCTGATGAAGTGACCAATACACTTGAAATGATGGAAAAAGACGGGTTTGGCCCGGAACCTGTGTTTGGCTTTTTCGTTGTCGAGAAGGGGGAAGAGAAAACCATAGTAGGTACTGCCATTTATTATTACCGCTACAGCACTTGGAAAGGCAAACGTTTGTATTTGGAAGATTACATTATAACCGAAAAAGAGCGTGGCAAAGGTGCTGGAAAATTACTCTTCGAAAGGGTACTGGCAAAATCATTAGAAGACGGTTGTACCGGAATGATGTGGCAAGTTCTGGATTGGAATGAGCCGGCTATAAATTTTTACAAAAAATATGGTGCAAGTATGGAAGAGGAGTGGATCAACTGCAACCTTCAGTCTGAAGAAATTCGGGCGCTTATATAATAGGTATTCTCCAACTAGTTGCTTTTACTGGCACTATCATTGACAATAAAAGAAGATGCCATTGGACTGCTATGCTGATACTAAAACGTCAGTATGTGACTGGTTTTTATATGATTGTGACCACGCATAGTAGTGCTAAGGACTGTTTCAAGTATAATTTTCCTAAAGGTATTTGGTCAAGTTTAAACCTCATGCCCTAAATTCTTGTTACCCTACTATGAAAGGTTTTAGATTCAGCAAATTTGTTCCTGAAAAGGACGAAGATAAAAATACTTTTGAGCAACTTTTGGATGTCTTCCTTCAGTTGGTCACCATGACAGGTGGAGATGCAGCTGAGGCACTTAGCTGGCTTACCGATTTGGACAAGCGATACAATATGACCAAGCCAGGCTATGGCATTGGAGACTTTATTGAGGACCTTAAGAGCAAAGGCTACCTGGATGAAAAACAAGGAAATGGAGGTTTTAAAATCACCGGTAAAGCGGAACAAACCATTCGTAAAAGTGCACTGGAAGAAATATTTGGCAAACTTAAGCGAGGAAAAGGTGGACAACACAAGACCAATCATACCGGGCCCGGCGAAGAAAGGGGCAACGATCGCAGACCTTTTGCTTTTGGAGATAACCTTGACCAAATAGCCCTCACCGATTCTTTGAGGAATGCCCAGATCAACCATGGTTTTTCTGGTGACTTTCTGCTAACCGAAGATGACTTGGAAGTGGTGGAAAGCGAAGCCAGTACACAGACCTCCACCGTCTTAATGATCGACATTTCTCACAGCATGATTCTATACGGTGAAGACCGGATCACTCCTGCCAAAAAAGTGGCAATGGCTTTGGCTGAATTGGTCAAAACCAGGTACCCAAAGGATACGCTGGATGTAATTGTATTTGGAAATGATGCCTGGCAAATTGAAATAAAAGATCTCCCTTACCTACAAGTAGGCCCTTACCATACCAACACCGTGGCAGGTTTGGAATTGGCCATGGACCTGCTTCGAAGAAGAAAAAATCCTAACAAGCAAATATTTATGATCACTGATGGTAAACCTACCTGCTTGAAGGTAGGCATCAAATACTATAAAAACAGCTTTGGTATAGACAGCAAAATCCTAAAGGAAACGTTAAAACTCGCTGCGCAATGCAGAAAAATGAAGATCCCTGTAACCACCTTTATGATTGCCTCCGACCCCTACCTAAAGGAGTTTGTAAAGGAATTCACCACAGTGAATAACGGCAATGCCTATTATAGCAATCTGCAGGGACTTGGACATTTAATTTTTGAAGATTACAGAAGAAATAGAACGAAACGTTTTTAAAACATGGAATACACAGAAATGAGCAATAAAGATCTACTAAAAATAAAAACCCTGGGACAATTAAAGGCCGTTGGTTACAGTCCCAAAACCATCAAAGAAGAACTTAGAAGCAACCTTATTCAAAAAATCAAGAACAAAGAAAATGTTTTCGAAGGCGTTTGGGGTTATGAAGATACTGTTATTCCTGATATAGAAAGGGCCATTCTTTCCAAGCATAATATCAACCTTTTGGGCTTACGGGGTCAAGCCAAAACAAGGATTGCAAGGATGATGACCATGCTATTGGATGATTATGTACCTGTTGTGGAAGGAGCAGAACTGAATGATGATCCTTTAAGTCCAATTTCTACCTTTGCCAAAGACTTAATCGCTGAAAAGGGTAATGATACCCCAATTTATTGGTGGGCAAAAGAAGACCGCTATACTGAAAAACTGGCCACACCAGATGTGTCCGTAGCAGATTTGATAGGTGATGTGGATCCCATAAAGGCAGCAACGATGAAACTGTCATATAACGACGAAAAAGTAATTCATTTTGGCTTGGTACCACGATCCAACCGCTCCATTTTTGTCATCAACGAATTACCGGATCTGCAGGCAAGAATTCAGGTGGCTCTCTTTAATATTCTTCAAGAGGGTGACATACAGATCAGGGGTTTTAAATTAAGGCTTCCTTTGGATCTTCAATTTGTCTTTACTGCCAATCCAGAGGATTATACCAATAGGGGAAGCATAGTAACACCACTTAAAGACAGGATCGAAAGCCAGATCATTACCCATTATCCAAAAAGCATCGCAATTGGCAGAAAAATAACCGAACAGGAAGCCAAAATCAAGGACAGGCCTATGTCTCAGATTCACGTACCTGAGCTGATGAAGGACCTGATCGAACAAATAGCGGTAGAGGCAAGAGAAAGTGAATACGTGGATGAAAAGAGTGGCGTATCTGCCAGACTGACCATTTCCGCTTATGAAAACCTGATTTCCGCTGCCGAACGCAGATTGTACTTTAACAATGAAAATGAGACCATTGTCCGAATCGTGGACCTTATCGGCGTAATTCCGGCAATCACGGGCAAGGTAGAACTTGTCTATGAAGGAGAACAAGAAGGCGCCGGAATTGTAGCTTACAATCTAATTGGAAAGGCCATCCGCACCATGTTTGCCCAAAACTTCCCTTCACCTGAGCAGAAAAAGAAAGCCAAAGAAGGCAATCCTTATGTACTTCCCTTGTCTTGGTTTGGTGAGGGAAATAGCCTGGATATACTCGCTTCCCAAAGCGATAAAGAATACAAAAAGCATCTTCATGATGTACCAGGCTTAGAAAGCATCACCACCCAATTTGTAAAAGACCTTCCTGAAATGGAAAAAGAGTTCTACATGGAGTTTGCACTGCATGGTTTGGCCGAACACAGTCAACTGAGTAAAAAATTACTGGACACAGGCATGCAATTCAATGACTTGTTCAGCAGCATGTTTGACTTGGGTGCACCTGGAGAAGAAGAAGAGGATGATGACTTTGACGGGCAATAGACCCTGATTGATTGGGGCTTACAGCTTATACCAAGCGTCCTCTTTCAAAAGCTCCTTTGATAACAACAGGAACAATTTCCCTAGGGAATTGTTCCTGTTGTTTTTGACCAAACCATTCGACCGACACCTAATGCTCAAAGAGCTGAAATAAAACGCTACTTCAGAAGCTTAGGCATTTCAAAAGTATTAGCTATTTAAGCTTGCTTTGTTTTGCAGGTTTTCAAGCCAAAAATTCTGTAAAGTGGACAGAAACTTATCAGGCTAGTTAATAAAAATATGGCAGAAATAACGATTAATATTACTCCAACTACTCCCGTCACGGTCCCTGAGAAATAGAGATAGATTGCAACTATAGCAATTAATGTTCTTACTATTCTGTCGGCTGATCCCATGTTTTTTGTCATGATGATTTTATTTTTGTTGAAAAAGAAATTTGAAGAGCATAGGAACCCATTATGAGCTCATGCATCTAATACAATAAAAATAAACCTTATAATTCAGAATATAAGTGATTTATATCACCTAAGACAAAATCTCTTTAGCAATGCCTACACTTTAAAAACCAACACTTACTTATTGACCAACAAATTGTAAAATTTCGTTTACCATAAGCTCTTTCTCGGTAAATGGAATCAAATGTCCTTCCCCTTTTAT
Protein-coding sequences here:
- a CDS encoding YfcC family protein, which produces MKNFPNAFVIILAVIVFSWALTFIIPQGIYDREINAATGLEEVVNNSYKVIEGENLSVFDLLLAIPRGIIGRADIIVLILLLGGCFYVIEKTGALSQGLAKLVALLKGRELLALIIVSAFFTAGGATIGLQEEVIALTPMLLLFGRSLGYNTYTTLYMSYGSSVLGSSFSPSNPFAVMIAQKVAGLPLLSGSGLRLIFLGIAFTIWILFIIRYSRKNPIAIVASDLNEKISNRSKIILILLALTFGAVTYGLLSHGWGFEELAACFFALGILAGLIGKLGTNQTGEAYVAGFKEMIFASVIIGLANSITIVLEQGLIIDSIVYGLFGPLKNIQPTFSAVLMMLSHMVLHLPIPSYSGQAILTMPILVPLSDLIGLSRQTCVLAYQYGAVMADLIVPTNGTLMAVLAISGISYNKWLKFAVKPMILMMILAAISIIFAVTTGYQ
- a CDS encoding helix-turn-helix domain-containing protein → MIYTGKQNEYFEIQSIDSSNCKHLLESQPEVLKLIWFTSDNNKLLIDGIPYTFNTNELLSLSQLNKLEYEKINSINLLRFNRQFYCILDHDSEVSCKGVLYYGAATPPIIKAADKELEILETAWKMAVLEFEMKDDLQLEMLQMMLKRILILCTRIFKRQKFHESPTPKQNDLFREFNYLVETHFREKHTVAEYSELLFKAPKTISNTFKKLCEKTPLQVIQERIVLEARRLLFYTEKDVSEIGYELGFQDIQSFSRFFKKQEGLSPTDFREQNHTV
- a CDS encoding S9 family peptidase, with protein sequence MKRYYKIQAFLVYVLLFTTSGLAQDNKKLTLEAVIKDQVFAPKTVQGINWMKDGKYYSSLKTVAGFPQVVRINVATGEESEVLIDGREMGLNFSNYTFNPDESMALLTSEVEPIYRRSTKATYHLLDLKTGTLKKLENGDKISYATLSPDNQKVAYVKENNLYYLDLKTNNKVQVTRDGAKNAIINGAADWVYEEEFSMSKAFFWSNDGNKLAYIRFDEREVPVFNMQKWGALYPEDEHFKYPKAGEKNAIVSIQIYNLEKGQTQSVDTGSDTDIYLPRMYWAADNNTLAVIRLNRLQNQMDILFADSQTGETKNILSETSDTYVDMDYNDNFLFLPDGEGFIGTSEKDGFKHVYQYDLEGKLIRQITKGEWEVTELVAVDSKAGKVYYVSTEQSPLERHFYSINLNGKKKKLLTPQEGTHAINMSPDQQYYIDAYSTVSLPLQTVLYDKNGKEIKVLENNQALQEKMQEYAFLPKEFFDFQTLDGTSLNGYMIKPAAFDPSKTYPVLMYVYGGPGSQNVMNNWGSTRDWWHQHLATEGYIVVGIDNRGTGGRGRDFKHSTYNQLGKLETEDQIAGAKYLAELPYVDASRIGIWGWSYGGYMSSLALMIGNETFKTAMAVAPVTTWRYYDTIYTERFLQTPQLNPAGYDDFSPINHVNKLYGNFLLVHGTGDDNVHFQNSVALVDALIAADKQFDSFYYPNRNHGIHGGNTTWHLYKMLTNYVKEKL
- a CDS encoding serine hydrolase domain-containing protein produces the protein MLKLKILVLIVLIGCGCEEKPVAINFQQGYHGKITEGQSKLIHTEAKGFFNQTQLSIALIKNGKPEFYGVKIENDTLFSVENQDSVFEIGSISKIFTATLLADLSLDGKLNLNDPAGKYLPWKLKNTPEFTLQQLSNHSSGLPRLPDNLILSEVDMSNPYKDYGEEKLGFYLTEQLELQQEPGLKFDYSNLGVGLLGYILTRIDSSSYEEMIQNRIAIPFQMESTTVNREKVLLQLVKGLDVEGKETPNWDLNVLQGAGAILSNTQDLTKFALAQFNPANQTLALTQKKTFSVTAYEKAIGLGWMIENKKDGKWLWHGGGTGGYSSSITLDLDRKNAVIILSNVSGFSEDVVNISNLGSRLMEIIED
- a CDS encoding type III pantothenate kinase translates to MFLSIDAGNSNIVFGFYQQADDSWEEELRIPTKKGMKVYDLEKKLALFFLEKNWTADKIDQIGLSTVVPDLLPVLTRLCLGFFRKAPYVINENSYGLLPVKAMNPTEIGTDLMANITAAYLRYNSACIIVDFGTALTFSVVDQSGMVTGVNIFPGIKTAINSLFTNTAKLPKVELKMPESALGKDTVHAIQAGIFYGYSGLVRGMIEAIEQETNCNYQVILTGGMSSLMNNLGERFKTVDGNLTLKGIYQITSFNLDK
- a CDS encoding GNAT family N-acetyltransferase yields the protein MYTVRKGKKEDLPAILDLIKELALYEKAPDEVTNTLEMMEKDGFGPEPVFGFFVVEKGEEKTIVGTAIYYYRYSTWKGKRLYLEDYIITEKERGKGAGKLLFERVLAKSLEDGCTGMMWQVLDWNEPAINFYKKYGASMEEEWINCNLQSEEIRALI
- a CDS encoding vWA domain-containing protein; protein product: MKGFRFSKFVPEKDEDKNTFEQLLDVFLQLVTMTGGDAAEALSWLTDLDKRYNMTKPGYGIGDFIEDLKSKGYLDEKQGNGGFKITGKAEQTIRKSALEEIFGKLKRGKGGQHKTNHTGPGEERGNDRRPFAFGDNLDQIALTDSLRNAQINHGFSGDFLLTEDDLEVVESEASTQTSTVLMIDISHSMILYGEDRITPAKKVAMALAELVKTRYPKDTLDVIVFGNDAWQIEIKDLPYLQVGPYHTNTVAGLELAMDLLRRRKNPNKQIFMITDGKPTCLKVGIKYYKNSFGIDSKILKETLKLAAQCRKMKIPVTTFMIASDPYLKEFVKEFTTVNNGNAYYSNLQGLGHLIFEDYRRNRTKRF
- a CDS encoding YgaP family membrane protein, which translates into the protein MTKNMGSADRIVRTLIAIVAIYLYFSGTVTGVVGVILIVISAIFLLTSLISFCPLYRIFGLKTCKTKQA